The region ACCCTTAACTTTTTTACCCAGAAAATTGTTAATAACGGTGGGAGAGAAAGTGATGCACTTACCTCTCACAAACACTTTGCAAAATTCCTTGCTGTTCTTATCAGCAATATCCTCAAGAATGTTGACAATGAGTTCCTTAACTAAACCCTCATAGCACTGAGAGAACCAAGCCACAGTCTTCATCAACCCATCAGTCTttatcaggtccatgacctccttgacTTCAACAACATCCTTTCCTAACTCCCTTTCCACAGCCACCCTTATTTGAAACACAAATTTCCATTTGGCAGCTCTATCCTCAAGATGGAAAGATATATTATCCAAATGCACAACAACAACTTTACCAGGAGACTTTCTCACAATGTTTTTCTTCacaggagagatgtcagggacatcgtcctcaacatcctcttcagactcagaaacttctctaaccttcctcttcttcacttCAACCTTGCTCCAAGATTTAGAAGGACCAATACCAACAGTCTTCTTAGTTTTTCTAGCTGACATAAGTTCAGCCACAAATCTTCCTTTTCGAGTCTTCATACGTTTAGCCACACTTggctttaagtgatgaagtaAGCTCTCCTCTTGATCATCTGGcctatcatcctctaggtcaatcaTATCGTTTGTATCATCATGCTTCTCAGAGTGGGAAGCATTGGCAGTTTTAGATGCCACAGATTTTCCTTTACCAGACATAGTTTGCCCTAGGGAGCAGAAACCTTCAGCAGCCATGTCCTTCCCAGAACTGGAGGAATCGTCATTCTTCCCACTATGTTGTTCAACCTCAGGAGAAGGGTACATTTTAGACAGGGGAGTAGAGACTCCCTTCACAGAATGTCAttcattaaggattctagtgactaggtttcttatgacacgacCAGTGTGGTGTATATCTTCCTTAGAGTTAGTGGCATGAGTTGAGACAGAAGGGATACTAGAGATGTTACCTTGATTGGGGCATGCAAAAGCTGAGGCATCAATGGGATGGTTTAAATCAAGGGCCTCGCAGGGAATAACTGATAGAGGAACCACATCCAAAATCTCATCATTGTGAATGTCCATGGAAGGAGCGCTAACCTTGTGAGTAAACTTAGTAGTTTTTGAAGCAGAAGTagtttgatgttgtgacatcttgaagtttttgtggaaaaaatgttgttgccctagcagaggagTGTGAGGAAGGAGCAGGAAGATAGAAGAGTTGGAGTAGGTAGTGAGGTTGTGGGGGTAGCGTGTGAAAACGaaatagatggtatttccaaaactaggtgatgatttaccataatggGGGCGCTTTACTTTAGCCACATAGACACTACTTTGCTTACTTGtcccactccatattaattgctacaagtcttcataaatgcaaagctctaattttcctctcaggacttcaaactgatttgtatccaatgcctttgtaaaaatatcaactaactgcatctcagtagcaacatgctctaaggctacaatcttatcctccacgagttctctaataaaatgatgacgaatatcaatatgttttgtcctactgtgctgaataggattcttagaaatgtttatagcactcaggttgtcacattacgatgtcatgacatcttgcgtgacattgtattcagtcaacatttgtttcatccacaccagttgagaacaactacttccagctgctatgtattcagcttcagcagtagacagagacacacaatttttcttcttactaaaccatggtattaaattgttccccaagaagaagcatcctcctaATGTGCTTTTCatatcatcaacacttccagcccaataagcatcacaatatccagacaacacagattcagatccatgagtgtatagcatcccatagtcactagtgccattgacatatttcaggatcattttcacttggtttatgtggctcacctttggttcagcttgatatctagcacatacacctacaacaaaagcaatgtcaggtctgcttgctgtgagatataatagactccctatcatgcttctgtagagactttgatccacactgacaccattttcatctttagacactttcagatgagtaggagcaggtgtcctcttatggcttgcattctccatgccaaacttcttaacaatatttttggcatatttactttgagatagaaagatagaatcttccaactgcttgacttgcaggccaagaaaataggttagttctccaacaaggctcatttcaaatttagactgcatttgctcaacaaaatgttgaaccatcttacttgacatcccaccaaacacaatatcatccacatatatctgagccaccacgagctttcctccttcatctttgacaaataaagtcttatcaatgcctcccttcctgtatccattgtcaatgagaaacattgtgagtctctcataccaagctctaggagcttgtttcaacccataaagagctttcctcaacttatacacatgctttggaaggTTTGGGTCTGTGAATCCcttaggttgttcaacatacacttcctcatttaagtatccatttaagaaggcacttttcacatccatttggaacagtttaaacttcagaatacatgccactcctagcaataatctaatggactccaggcgagctacaagagaaaatgtttcatcaaagtcaactccttcaacttgagtgtatccttgtgctaccaatcttgctttatttttagtaaccacacctttttcatcagatttgttcttgtaaacccactttgttccaatgaaatttattccttcaggtcttggaaccaattcccacacttcatttctcttgaattggcctgactcttcttgcatggcactgatccaaaattcatcaatTAAGGTTTCTTTGACATTTTTAGGCTCAATATTGGACACAAAATaggcatgtgagatcacttcccttgatctagtggtgacccctttatttgggtctcctataatgagatctttaggataATCCTTCTGAATTttgatagagggtcccttattaactttatcagctccaggttcagcttgagtggacttactctcattacttttgtccaggagataagctggggcatcattcagaaatgtttcaacatcgtctgtgacatcagtctcttgatcatcaacaacaacattgatagattccttcataacttttgttctggaataaaaaactctaaaggctctgctgtttgttgagtagcccataaatattccttcatcactcttggggtcccttttccttctttgttcacgatcagccaggatataacatttactaccaaacacatggaagtatttgacagtaggtcttcttcccttccaaacttcatataaagtggttggggtccctttcctcaaggttactctgttgtgaacataacatgccgtgttcatagcttcgacccagaagtggtaaggcaacttcttagcatgaaacatatctctagcagattcttggagagttctattttttctttcca is a window of Lathyrus oleraceus cultivar Zhongwan6 chromosome 6, CAAS_Psat_ZW6_1.0, whole genome shotgun sequence DNA encoding:
- the LOC127096423 gene encoding uncharacterized protein LOC127096423, with amino-acid sequence MYPSPEVEQHSGKNDDSSSSGKDMAAEGFCSLGQTMSGKGKSVASKTANASHSEKHDDTNDMIDLEDDRPDDQEESLLHHLKPSVAKRMKTRKGRFVAELMSARKTKKTVGIGPSKSWSKVEVKKRKKNIVRKSPGKVVVVHLDNISFHLEDRAAKWKFVFQIRVAVERELGKDVVEVKEVMDLIKTDGLMKTVAWFSQCYEGLVKELIVNILEDIADKNSKEFCKVFVRGKCITFSPTVINNFLGKKVKGAGELEVTDNEACREITARQVKGWHIKKHLPAGKLTVNLLTAEYVLGLVTLNF